From Thalassoglobus sp. JC818, the proteins below share one genomic window:
- the nadA gene encoding quinolinate synthase NadA — MRDNNLMPIVDEPAGIYEDPLDLMDEIDRLKKAKDATILAHYYVDGEIQDVADFTGDSLQLARDAARVETSTIVFSGVHFMAETAKMLNPSKTVLLPDLQAGCSLSDSCPADQLAAYQKKLREEGRDFQTVAYINTSAAVKSLCDWIVTSGNAREVVEERVPKDKEILFVPDQHLGRYLVEVTGREMILWPGSCMVHEVFSLQDLIRAKKNTPGSVVIAHPECPQNILEVADFIGGTERMKQHCASIQEPTKFLVATEANMIYPLENAAPQHEFIPVPGIMTDTGETCACNRCPHMARNTLAKVRDCLKRGKPEIEWQPYFDKAREVVTRSLLQ; from the coding sequence ATGCGAGACAACAACTTAATGCCGATTGTGGATGAGCCAGCCGGGATCTACGAAGACCCGTTGGATCTGATGGATGAAATTGACCGTTTGAAGAAGGCGAAAGACGCCACAATCTTGGCACACTATTACGTCGATGGAGAAATCCAGGACGTGGCCGATTTCACCGGCGATTCATTACAACTTGCACGCGATGCTGCCCGGGTTGAGACTTCGACGATTGTGTTCTCTGGAGTCCACTTTATGGCGGAAACAGCGAAGATGCTGAATCCGTCGAAGACCGTGCTGCTGCCTGATCTTCAGGCGGGATGTTCGCTTTCTGACAGTTGTCCTGCCGATCAGTTGGCTGCTTATCAGAAAAAGCTGAGAGAAGAAGGACGTGACTTCCAGACTGTCGCGTACATCAACACCTCAGCAGCAGTCAAGAGCCTCTGCGACTGGATCGTCACCAGCGGCAACGCTCGCGAAGTCGTCGAAGAACGAGTTCCGAAAGACAAGGAAATTCTGTTCGTCCCCGACCAGCATCTCGGACGTTATCTGGTTGAAGTGACCGGACGAGAGATGATTCTGTGGCCTGGCTCGTGCATGGTTCACGAAGTCTTCAGCTTGCAGGATCTCATTCGCGCCAAGAAAAACACACCTGGCTCAGTCGTCATCGCACATCCAGAATGTCCCCAAAACATTCTCGAAGTCGCAGACTTCATTGGTGGAACTGAACGGATGAAGCAGCACTGCGCCTCCATTCAGGAGCCGACGAAATTCCTCGTCGCGACCGAAGCCAACATGATTTATCCCCTTGAGAATGCAGCTCCGCAGCATGAGTTCATTCCAGTTCCGGGGATCATGACCGACACCGGAGAGACTTGCGCCTGCAATCGCTGCCCACATATGGCACGCAACACTCTGGCGAAAGTGCGAGACTGTCTCAAACGAGGGAAACCCGAAATCGAATGGCAGCCTTACTTCGATAAAGCTCGGGAAGTCGTGACACGGAGTCTTTTGCAGTAA
- a CDS encoding citrate synthase: protein MAESLTITDNRTGKTYELPVENDTIRALDLRQIKVNDDDFGLMTYDPGYTNTASCKSSITYIDGDKGILEYRGFPIETLAENSSFTEVAYLLLNGKLPSADELSVWQDDINHHTVVHENIKRQMESFRYDAHPMGMMISTVAALSTFYPEAKNVTDPANRKLQIQRLIAKVPTIAAFTFRHSQGHPYIYPNNKLSYSENFLNMMFRMIGNDYEPNEALVKALDILFILHADHEQNCSTSVMRAIGSSAADPYSAWAGAAAALYGPLHGGANEAVLRMLTEIGHVKNVPDYVSRCKSGELRLMGFGHRVYKNYDPRARIIKKCADDVFEVTGRNPLLDVALELEKIALEDEYFVKRKLYPNVDFYSGLIYQAIGLPVSLFPVMFAIPRTVGWLAQWAEMMTDKDQRIQRPRQVYLGERNLDFVPISDR, encoded by the coding sequence ATGGCCGAATCGCTGACAATCACTGACAATCGCACCGGAAAGACCTACGAACTTCCGGTAGAGAATGACACCATTCGCGCCCTCGATCTCCGCCAGATCAAAGTCAATGATGACGATTTCGGGTTGATGACCTACGATCCGGGATATACCAACACGGCCTCTTGCAAGAGTTCGATCACGTATATCGACGGCGACAAAGGAATCCTCGAGTACCGTGGATTCCCAATTGAAACGCTCGCTGAAAACAGCTCGTTCACCGAAGTGGCGTATCTGTTGTTGAACGGCAAGCTTCCGTCGGCAGACGAACTCTCCGTGTGGCAGGACGACATCAATCACCACACGGTCGTTCACGAAAACATCAAACGGCAGATGGAATCGTTCCGGTACGATGCTCACCCGATGGGGATGATGATCAGCACGGTGGCTGCGTTGTCAACATTCTATCCGGAAGCGAAGAACGTCACGGACCCAGCGAATCGCAAGCTGCAGATCCAGCGACTGATTGCCAAAGTCCCCACCATCGCTGCCTTCACTTTTCGGCACAGTCAGGGCCATCCCTACATCTACCCAAACAACAAACTGAGCTATTCCGAGAACTTCCTCAACATGATGTTCCGGATGATCGGAAACGACTACGAGCCCAACGAGGCCCTCGTCAAAGCTCTCGATATTCTCTTCATCCTGCATGCTGATCACGAACAGAACTGCTCAACAAGCGTGATGCGTGCGATCGGTTCATCAGCTGCTGATCCATACTCAGCCTGGGCAGGGGCTGCGGCCGCTCTCTACGGACCACTGCACGGTGGAGCGAACGAAGCTGTTCTTCGCATGCTGACCGAAATCGGTCATGTGAAAAACGTCCCAGACTACGTTAGTCGCTGCAAAAGTGGTGAATTGCGACTGATGGGATTCGGCCACCGCGTCTACAAGAATTACGACCCACGCGCCCGAATTATCAAGAAGTGTGCTGACGACGTTTTCGAAGTCACCGGTCGAAACCCATTGCTCGATGTCGCTTTGGAACTCGAAAAGATTGCGCTGGAAGACGAGTACTTCGTCAAACGGAAGCTTTATCCAAACGTCGATTTCTATTCCGGACTGATCTATCAGGCGATCGGTTTGCCCGTCTCTCTCTTCCCTGTGATGTTCGCCATTCCACGAACTGTCGGCTGGCTGGCACAATGGGCGGAAATGATGACCGACAAAGACCAGCGAATTCAGCGACCACGGCAAGTCTATCTGGGTGAACGCAACCTCGATTTTGTGCCGATTTCGGATCGATAG
- a CDS encoding pilus assembly protein N-terminal domain-containing protein translates to MRREFEHSARPLPIIRIIAIAVAVIVGFWGQGQLAAQPVQTKVSSLVEEVVSAEVELEVSKRRSKILRMKKDIFRAAVADPTILEFVAFGSREIEIIGKETGSTTVTLWLGDELDPTLLSMLVTVVKDDGVDRQRRLEYHELQSMINEMFPDSRVQLIPIADKLIIRGQARDEQEAVQILAVIGENAGNATNGQVDTLLSTTTAAQPFPDASYLPEVRLVNLLEVPGEKQVMLKVRIAELQRSAGRELGADIGFDIKEFMFSSILSGGGNVLSTGTFSDGSFEVVLKALVTNGNAKILSEPNLVVLSGESATFLSGGEFAVPTVVGVGGAQAATTSFRGFGTSVDFTPTVLDKDRIRLRVAPSFSTLNKSNSVQGIPGVDTRSTSTVVDLREGQTLAIAGLIQEQQSAESTRLPFLGEIPGLNIITESKSVSRDETELLILVSPELVHPLEPDQAPQILPGMEVTEPNDLDFFFFGDLEGRNESFHRSTVWPLYKSRMKRCGYFECEKHHQSSKYFLNGAHGFSQ, encoded by the coding sequence ATGAGGAGAGAATTCGAACATTCTGCGCGTCCGCTTCCGATCATTCGTATCATTGCGATTGCGGTCGCTGTGATTGTCGGATTCTGGGGCCAAGGGCAACTTGCTGCGCAACCGGTTCAGACGAAGGTTTCTTCCCTTGTGGAAGAGGTCGTGAGTGCTGAAGTTGAACTGGAAGTCAGCAAGCGTCGATCAAAGATCCTGCGGATGAAGAAAGATATCTTTCGCGCAGCGGTCGCTGATCCAACCATTCTAGAATTCGTGGCGTTCGGCTCACGAGAAATTGAGATCATCGGAAAAGAGACTGGCAGCACGACCGTCACATTGTGGCTGGGAGATGAACTCGACCCAACGCTGCTCAGCATGCTGGTCACAGTTGTGAAAGACGACGGAGTCGATCGTCAACGACGGCTTGAATATCACGAGCTGCAGTCGATGATCAACGAGATGTTTCCGGACAGCAGAGTCCAACTTATACCGATCGCAGACAAATTGATCATTCGCGGTCAGGCTCGTGATGAACAGGAAGCTGTCCAGATCCTCGCTGTTATTGGCGAAAATGCCGGCAATGCAACCAACGGTCAGGTCGACACACTTCTCTCAACGACAACCGCTGCTCAGCCGTTTCCGGATGCATCTTATCTGCCGGAAGTTCGGCTTGTGAATCTGCTGGAAGTTCCCGGAGAAAAGCAGGTGATGTTGAAGGTCCGCATCGCGGAATTGCAGCGATCCGCAGGCAGAGAACTGGGAGCCGACATCGGATTCGATATCAAAGAATTCATGTTCTCCAGCATTCTCTCTGGCGGCGGTAATGTGTTGTCGACCGGAACATTCTCTGATGGAAGTTTCGAAGTTGTATTGAAAGCACTTGTCACCAACGGCAACGCGAAAATCCTGTCGGAACCGAATCTGGTTGTCCTCAGTGGTGAGTCGGCAACGTTTCTGTCCGGGGGCGAATTCGCCGTTCCGACCGTCGTCGGAGTGGGTGGAGCTCAAGCAGCGACGACAAGTTTTCGAGGGTTTGGAACGTCGGTCGACTTCACACCGACAGTGTTGGACAAGGACCGCATCCGCCTTCGCGTCGCTCCGTCATTCTCGACATTGAATAAGTCGAATTCGGTGCAGGGGATTCCAGGAGTTGATACGCGCTCGACGAGTACAGTCGTTGATCTTCGAGAAGGACAGACGCTGGCCATCGCTGGTTTGATCCAGGAACAACAAAGTGCTGAGTCAACACGTCTGCCGTTTCTGGGTGAAATCCCCGGTCTCAATATCATCACTGAATCGAAATCCGTCTCACGTGATGAGACGGAACTGTTGATTCTCGTTTCACCAGAACTCGTCCATCCGCTCGAACCGGATCAAGCACCACAAATTCTTCCTGGAATGGAAGTGACGGAACCTAATGACCTCGACTTCTTCTTCTTTGGAGATCTTGAAGGTCGTAATGAGAGTTTCCACAGAAGCACGGTTTGGCCCCTCTACAAGAGCCGCATGAAACGTTGCGGATACTTCGAATGTGAGAAGCATCATCAGTCGTCGAAGTACTTCCTGAACGGGGCGCACGGATTCAGTCAGTAG
- a CDS encoding ferritin-like domain-containing protein, whose protein sequence is MKLDSLMKLYVHELKDLFSAENQLVDALPKMVKAANDEDLKTAFKEHLTETEKQIQRLEKIFAQLEFEPGGHKCAGMEGLITEGEHLMKSEISPNVLDAALIAAAQRVEHYEMAGYGTARTYAEKLGRHEDADLLQETLNEEGHADQLLSRLAERRINFLAMNK, encoded by the coding sequence ATGAAACTCGATTCCCTGATGAAGCTATATGTTCATGAACTCAAAGATCTCTTCAGTGCTGAAAATCAGCTTGTCGATGCTCTGCCGAAGATGGTCAAGGCAGCGAATGATGAAGATCTGAAAACAGCGTTCAAGGAACATCTCACCGAGACGGAAAAGCAAATTCAGCGGTTAGAGAAAATCTTCGCACAACTCGAATTTGAACCGGGTGGACATAAGTGTGCAGGGATGGAAGGCCTGATCACCGAAGGGGAACATCTCATGAAGAGTGAGATCTCTCCGAATGTTCTTGATGCAGCCCTCATCGCTGCTGCTCAACGGGTCGAACATTACGAAATGGCAGGCTACGGCACCGCACGCACGTACGCAGAAAAGCTCGGCCGCCACGAAGATGCTGACCTGTTGCAGGAGACCTTGAACGAAGAGGGGCATGCCGACCAGCTTCTGAGTCGGCTCGCCGAGCGAAGGATCAATTTCCTCGCGATGAACAAATGA
- a CDS encoding DUF1501 domain-containing protein, which translates to MLTLLGNRTPMCDALSRRSFLRIGSLALGGLTLPQILQAEQASRNPASSKGIIMIFLPGGPPHQDMWDIKVDAPAEVRGEFVPIQTKVPGVDICEMFPKLASNADKLTFIRSIVGASGHHYAFQCLTGHHNANQPPGGWPAFGSVLSKVYGPKDPAVPAYVGLSPKTGHVPWGDNGQPGFLGVAHAPFSPHGDGAADLVLNGISNDRLASRQQVLKSFDRFRRQVDQNGMMEGLDAFNQQAFGILTSSKLADALDLEQEPESVRERYGYGEDKLQFDGSTRLLTNFLKARRLIEAGVRCVSLSFSRWDWHGGNFTRARQDMPMLDQAVSALIEDLDGRGMLDDISVVVWGEFGRTPKINPQGGRDHWPRVSCAMLAGGGMKHGQVIGETNRLGEEPSERPVHFQEVFATLYRSLGIDVDQLTLDDFQGRPRFLIDQNNYRPMPELIS; encoded by the coding sequence ATGCTGACCCTCCTCGGTAACCGCACTCCCATGTGCGATGCTCTCTCGAGACGTTCTTTTCTCCGGATCGGAAGTTTAGCCTTGGGCGGGCTGACGCTTCCGCAGATTCTCCAGGCAGAACAAGCCAGCCGCAATCCAGCTTCCAGCAAGGGGATCATCATGATCTTCCTACCGGGAGGACCGCCACATCAGGACATGTGGGACATCAAGGTGGACGCACCAGCAGAAGTGCGAGGTGAGTTCGTCCCGATTCAGACAAAAGTTCCCGGCGTCGACATTTGCGAAATGTTCCCGAAGCTTGCCTCCAACGCCGACAAGCTCACATTCATTCGCTCCATCGTGGGAGCCTCCGGGCACCATTACGCATTTCAGTGTTTGACCGGTCATCACAATGCCAATCAGCCTCCCGGTGGATGGCCAGCGTTCGGCTCGGTTCTGTCCAAAGTTTATGGTCCCAAAGATCCCGCAGTTCCGGCGTACGTCGGACTTTCTCCCAAAACAGGCCACGTCCCTTGGGGTGATAACGGACAGCCAGGATTCCTCGGTGTGGCGCACGCGCCATTCTCTCCGCATGGGGATGGGGCAGCTGACCTCGTTCTGAACGGAATCTCGAACGACCGCCTCGCGAGTCGACAGCAGGTTCTCAAATCGTTTGATCGCTTCCGAAGGCAAGTTGATCAGAACGGAATGATGGAAGGTCTCGACGCGTTCAACCAACAGGCTTTCGGGATCTTGACATCAAGCAAGCTCGCAGACGCTCTCGATCTGGAGCAAGAACCGGAGTCAGTCCGGGAGCGCTATGGATACGGAGAAGACAAACTTCAGTTTGACGGAAGCACTCGATTGCTGACGAACTTCTTGAAAGCCAGACGACTGATCGAAGCAGGAGTTCGCTGTGTTTCGCTGTCATTCAGTCGCTGGGACTGGCACGGCGGTAACTTCACCCGAGCAAGACAAGACATGCCCATGCTTGATCAGGCGGTCAGCGCTCTGATCGAAGATCTCGACGGACGCGGAATGCTGGACGACATTTCCGTTGTCGTCTGGGGGGAATTCGGACGAACACCGAAGATCAACCCGCAGGGTGGCCGCGACCACTGGCCGCGTGTCTCTTGTGCAATGCTGGCCGGCGGAGGCATGAAACATGGGCAGGTGATTGGAGAAACGAATCGTCTCGGCGAAGAGCCTTCAGAACGACCAGTCCACTTCCAGGAAGTCTTCGCGACACTCTACAGATCACTTGGAATCGACGTCGACCAACTGACACTCGACGACTTCCAGGGACGTCCGAGGTTTCTGATCGACCAGAACAACTATCGCCCGATGCCTGAGTTGATCAGCTAA